One Methanobrevibacter sp. TMH8 DNA segment encodes these proteins:
- the coaBC gene encoding bifunctional phosphopantothenoylcysteine decarboxylase/phosphopantothenate--cysteine ligase CoaBC, whose protein sequence is MDIILCVTGSIAATESIKLARELKRQGFNVKSFMSDAGTKIIHPNSMEFATGQDVVLDITGKIEHVKYAKADLILVAPATANVISKFAYKIADNLINTLLITAHGHDTPILFVPSMHDSMYKSISKNIEKIRLEESETKIDFVKPRMEEGKAKFPSIEDIILESKRIISLNQIEKDPSKLANKKILISLGGTYEAIDPIRGITNKSSGKMGLELAKEAYIRGMDVKLIVGTVDVKIPKCFDVNFVESSEEMNNITKELINDFDIFIATAAVSDFAPINKENYKISSSIDLSLEFKPTEKIIKQIKQTNPNIFLVGFKAEYDIDEDKMINLAKKQIEEVGTDLVIANDVSIRGCGFGSDVNQVILVDNDVVEISECSKKEIAKIVFDKLDKDL, encoded by the coding sequence ATGGACATTATATTATGTGTAACTGGAAGTATAGCTGCTACAGAATCTATAAAGTTAGCTAGAGAACTTAAAAGGCAAGGATTCAATGTAAAATCTTTCATGAGTGATGCTGGAACAAAAATTATTCATCCTAATTCTATGGAATTTGCAACAGGTCAAGATGTAGTATTGGATATTACTGGAAAGATTGAACATGTTAAATATGCTAAAGCAGATTTGATTTTAGTTGCTCCAGCAACAGCTAACGTTATAAGTAAATTTGCATATAAAATAGCCGATAATCTTATTAACACTCTTCTTATAACTGCCCATGGTCATGATACTCCTATTTTATTTGTTCCTTCTATGCATGATTCTATGTATAAATCAATTTCAAAAAATATTGAGAAAATAAGACTAGAGGAATCTGAAACTAAAATTGATTTTGTAAAACCTCGTATGGAAGAAGGAAAAGCTAAATTTCCAAGCATTGAAGATATAATATTAGAATCTAAAAGAATAATTAGTTTAAATCAAATTGAAAAAGATCCTTCAAAATTAGCCAATAAAAAGATTTTGATAAGTTTAGGTGGAACTTATGAGGCTATTGATCCAATTAGGGGCATAACAAATAAATCTTCTGGAAAAATGGGATTAGAATTAGCTAAAGAGGCTTATATTCGAGGAATGGATGTAAAATTAATAGTAGGTACTGTTGATGTTAAAATACCTAAGTGTTTTGATGTTAATTTTGTCGAATCTAGTGAAGAAATGAATAATATAACTAAAGAGCTTATTAATGATTTTGATATTTTCATTGCTACAGCAGCTGTATCTGATTTTGCTCCAATAAATAAAGAGAACTATAAAATATCTTCTTCAATTGATCTATCTTTAGAATTTAAACCTACTGAAAAAATTATTAAACAGATTAAACAAACAAACCCTAATATATTTTTAGTAGGATTTAAAGCAGAATATGATATAGATGAAGATAAGATGATAAATTTAGCTAAAAAACAGATTGAAGAGGTTGGAACTGATTTAGTCATTGCTAATGATGTAAGCATAAGGGGATGCGGATTTGGTTCTGATGTTAATCAAGTTATTTTAGTGGATAATGATGTTGTTGAAATTTCAGAATGTTCTAAGAAGGAAATTGCAAAAATTGTATTTGATAAACTGGATAAAGATTTATAA
- the psmB gene encoding archaeal proteasome endopeptidase complex subunit beta, with amino-acid sequence MNDKNTIDTLEGTTTVGITCTDGVVFASERRASMGNLIAHKVAEKIFKIDDHIAATIAGSVADAQSLMKVISAEVSLYKMRNGETISIESASALAANILHSSPLYVQTLLGGVDEEGASIYSLDPAGGMIKDSFISTGSGSTFSYGVLEDRVKEGITVEEGVDVAVRAIRSAMERDTYSGNGILVATVTKDKGFEMLSKEEVEAKLKEIS; translated from the coding sequence ATGAATGATAAAAACACAATAGACACATTAGAAGGAACTACAACTGTTGGTATTACTTGTACTGATGGAGTTGTCTTCGCAAGCGAAAGAAGAGCTAGTATGGGAAATTTAATAGCTCACAAAGTCGCAGAAAAAATATTCAAAATTGATGATCATATTGCCGCCACTATAGCAGGATCTGTTGCAGATGCACAAAGTTTAATGAAAGTTATTAGTGCTGAAGTTTCTTTATATAAAATGAGAAATGGAGAAACTATTAGTATTGAATCTGCTTCAGCTTTAGCTGCAAATATTTTACATTCTTCCCCATTATATGTTCAAACTCTTCTTGGAGGAGTGGATGAGGAAGGAGCTTCAATTTATTCCCTTGACCCTGCAGGAGGCATGATTAAGGATTCTTTCATATCTACTGGTTCTGGTTCTACATTTTCTTATGGTGTATTAGAAGACAGAGTTAAAGAAGGTATTACTGTTGAAGAAGGTGTCGATGTGGCTGTAAGGGCCATAAGATCAGCTATGGAACGTGATACTTATTCTGGAAATGGTATTTTAGTAGCTACTGTTACTAAAGATAAAGGCTTTGAAATGTTATCAAAAGAAGAAGTTGAAGCTAAATTAAAAGAAATTAGCTAA